The Branchiostoma floridae strain S238N-H82 chromosome 10, Bfl_VNyyK, whole genome shotgun sequence genome has a segment encoding these proteins:
- the LOC118423756 gene encoding brevican core protein-like: MSTEKLLIDSDGSFGRRPANVPFGSLFQLVTAILSVITIVLVIHGGMRLATQDRELSTLKTAVSDYQKEVLAMKAHQEARKDAEVTFLRERVVALEAKLTSSTSANGDINLQAELGDQIDPSVTETTDDGATWRPGAVHHQRAKRAASSVTFPAGACLQGPPGIPGRDGRDGMPGRDCPCRAKDVDECASNPCQNGGTCTDGLNRYTCECVAGFTGDNCETAPLTCPSGYVQFRDKCYQFSTTQKQYNDAKAVCLAAGGHLAVAKDEATDNVLVSEIRQRGSADTWMGMSDQVQEGLWVWEDGSVLTGWSNWSTGQPDDGSSTEECAHWYPGYNFKWNDDQCYHSKYFICEVNAS; this comes from the exons ATGAGCACGGAAAAGCTCCTGATTGACAGTGACGGTTCTTTTGGCCGCCGCCCAGCAAACGTCCCCTTCGGTTCGCTGTTCCAACTTGTTACGGCGATCCTGTCCGTGATCACCATCGTTCTCGTGATCCATGGAGGCATGCGACTGGCCACCCAAGACCGGGAACTCTCGACTCTGAAGACGGCCGTGTCCGACTACCAGAAGGAAGTGTTGGCCATGAAGGCACACCAGGAAGCTAGGAAGGACGCGGAAGTAACGTTTCTCAGAGAGAGGGTCGTGGCTCTAGAAGCTAAACTCACAAGCAGCACCTCAGCAAACGGGGATATAAACCTACAG GCGGAACTTGGAGACCAAATTGACCCTTCTGTGACCGAGACTACAGATGATGGCGCCACCTGGCGACCTGGGGCGGTACATCACCAGAGAGCAAAGAGGGCGGCAAGCTCAGTGACTTTCCCGGCAGGTG CGTGTTTGCAAGGCCCACCCGGTATCCCTGGCAGAGACGGTCGGGACGGAATGCCTGGGCGCGACTGCCCCTGTAGAGCAAAAG ATGTTGACGAGTGTGCCAGCAACCCTTGTCAGAACGGTGGAACGTGTACCGACGGGCTGAACCGCTACACGTGTGAGTGTGTGGCAGGATTTACAGGAgacaactgtgaaacag CACCATTGACATGTCCGAGCGGCTACGTCCAGTTCCGAGACAAGTGCTACCAGTTTTCCACCACTCAGAAACAGTACAACGACGCCAAGGCTGTCTGTCTGGCCGCGGGAGGTCATCTGGCGGTCGCCAAAGACGAGGCGACCGACAACGTCCTGGTCAGCGAGATACGGCAACGGGGCAGTGCCGACACGTGGATGGGGATGAGTGACCAGGTACAGGAGGGGCTGTGGGTTTGGGAGGACGGCAGTGTTCTCACCGGTTGGAGTAACTGGTCAACGGGCCAACCTGACGATGGCTCGTCTACCGAAGAGTGTGCCCATTGGTATCCTGGCTATAACTTTAAGTGGAATGATGACCAATGTTATcactctaaatatttcatctGTGAGGTAAACGCAAGCTAG
- the LOC118424636 gene encoding gastrula zinc finger protein XlCGF49.1-like, protein MHMYTHTGEKPYTCEECSKQFSHLSYLQTHMRTHTGEKPYMCEECGKQVSSQTVLKKHMYTHTGEKPYMCGECSKQFRHLGQLKGHMRTHTGEKPYRCEKCNKRFTGPGNLKKHMRTHTGEKPYSCQECSKQFSDSSNLKAHVRTHTGEKLYRCEECNKQFSRLDTLKEHLRTHSLQV, encoded by the coding sequence ATGCACATGTAtacccacacaggggagaaaccctatacgtgtgaggagtgtagcaagcagttcagtcatctgtCTTATCTGCAAAcccacatgcgcactcacacgggggagaaaccatacatgtgtgaggagtgcggcaagcagGTCAGTTCACAAACTgtcctgaagaaacacatgtacactcacacaggggagaagccatacatgtgtggagagtgcagcaagcagttccgACACTTGGGCCAATTGAAGGGCCATATGCGTAcgcacacaggagagaaaccttacagatgtgagaagTGCAACAAGCGGTTCACTGGGCcaggtaatctgaagaaacacatgcgcactcacacaggggagaaaccttacagttgtcaggagtgcagcaagcagtttagcgATTCAAGCAACCTCAAAGCTCACGTGCGaacacacacaggagagaagctctacaggtgtgaggagtgcaacaagcagttcagtaggtTGGATACGCTGAAGGAACACCTGCGGACTCACAGCCTGCAAGTgtga
- the LOC118424938 gene encoding adenosine receptor A2b-like, with protein sequence MFHICSGLSLWSVVANSLPLAAIIKYEALHKPVYILMANMAASDIVAGISSLCSCITAYVYAGSRNPPPTALHRFLATSFLLSALSSAYSLLALTAERYWFIVHGMTYENRVTNDRCKVVIIVVWMWSSILALLPVFGWSCAFPSQVGCSQAGGGTPQSYMILILILVFIPMAAIMFFTWACSAACGDRLATSGGGKPRCRSSLPPAENQPSPCSSSPSCF encoded by the coding sequence ATGTTTCACATTTGCAGCGGATTGTCTTTGTGGTCTGTCGTGGCGAACAGCCTACCCTTAGCGGCCATCATCAAGTACGAGGCGCTGCACAAGCCGGTCTACATCCTGATGGCCAACATGGCGGCAAGCGACATCGTGGCTGGGATTAGCTCCCTCTGCTCGTGTATCACCGCCTACGTTTACGCGGGATCTCGAAACCCTCCTCCCACGGCTTTGCACCGTTTCCTCGCCACATCTTTCCTCCTTTCCGCGCTGTCCTCGGCATATAGTCTGCTGGCGCTAACGGCCGAGCGCTACTGGTTCATCGTCCACGGTATGACTTACGAGAACAGGGTCACCAACGATAGATGTAAGGTCGTCATCATCGTGGTCTGGATGTGGAGTAGTATCCTGGCACTACTGCCGGTGTTTGGCTGGAGCTGTGCGTTCCCGTCCCAGGTAGGGTGTTCCCAGGCTGGCGGAGGCACCCCACAAAGCTACATGATCCTCATCCTGATTCTCGTCTTCATCCCGATGGCGGCGATCATGTTCTTCACCTGGGCGTGTTCCGCTGCCTGTGGCGACAGGTTAGCGACATCAGGCGGCGGGAAGCCGCGGTGCAGGTCCAGCCTACCACCAGCAGAAAATCAGCCATCACCGTGCTCATCATCACCGTCGTGTTTCTAG
- the LOC118424863 gene encoding persulfide dioxygenase ETHE1 homolog, mitochondrial-like → MATAGTSLVFRQLFEKESSTYTYLLADKDTKEAVLIDPVVDTAERDAKLVSELGLKLVYVINTHCHADHITGTGKLKTLVPGCKSVISKASSAKADILLEEGQKVTFGKFSLEVRTTPGHTNGCVTYVLLDESIRMAFTGDTLLVRGCGRTDFQEGNPATLYDSVWGKIFTLPDDTLLFPAHDYKGQTMTTVGEEKRHNPRLTQTKEKFVEIMNNLGLAYPKQIDRAVPANMMCGLQD, encoded by the exons ATGGCGACGGCAGGGACAAGTCTGGTGTTTCGGCAGCTGTTTGAGAAGGAGAGCAGCACATACACCTACCTGCTGGCTGACAAG GACACCAAAGAGGCCGTGTTGATAGATCCAGTGGTTGACACTGCCGAGCGAGATGCTAAGCTGGTGAGCGAGCTCGGACTGAAACTGGTCTACGTAATCAACACGCACTGTCACGCAGATCACATAACGG GTACTGGGAAGTTGAAGACCTTAGTGCCCGGATGTAAGAGTGTGATCAGCAAGGCGAGTTCAGCCAAGGCCGATATCCTCCTGGAGGAAGGTCAAAAGGTCACGTTTGGCAAGTTCTCATTGGAG GTTCGTACTACTCCCGGTCACACAAACGGTTGCGTGACGTACGTCCTTTTGGACGAGTCCATTCGCATGGCCTTCACGGGGGACACGCTGTTAGTGAGAGGTTGCGGACGGACCGACTTCCAAGAGGGCAACCCGGCCACCCTGTACGACTCCGTCTGGGGGAAAATCTTCACTCTCCCCGACGACACTTTGCTGTTTCCCGCTCACGACTACAAGGGGCAAACCATGACCACGGTTGGTGAGGAAAAACGGCACAACCCACGACTCACACAGACCAAAGAAAAGTTCGTTGAGATTATGAATAACTTGGGCCTGGCCTATCCTAAACAGATCGACAGGGCCGTACCCGCTAACATGATGTGTGGGTTACAAGACTGA
- the LOC118424937 gene encoding gastrula zinc finger protein xLCGF3.1-like yields MATMRIHHDDVSAGQKGKPARKPATCEECSRQFRSNYDLKVHMRAHTGEKPYSCIECDKKFVRPDHLKSHLLTHTGGKPYTCEECSEQFRNYYYLKIHKRTHTGEKPSVYTCEECNKQFSQLSHLKTHMYTHSGEKPYVCGECEKPFSQLSYLKKHMRTHTGEKPYRCEECSRQFGSLSARRIHMRTHTGEKPYMCGECNKQFSQLGHLQSHMWTHTGERPYSCEVCSRQFIRRTLHM; encoded by the coding sequence ATGGCGACAATGAGAATCCACCATGATGACGTCAGCGCAGGTCAGAAAGGCAAGCCTGCAAGGAAACCTGcaacgtgtgaggagtgcagcaggcagtttcgGAGCAATTATGATCTGAAGGTCCACATGCGCgcccacacaggggagaaaccatacagTTGTATTGAATGTGACAAGAAGTTCGTTAGGCCGGATCATCTTAAAAGTCATCTCCTAACTCACACAGGGGGGAAACCCTATacgtgtgaggaatgcagcgaACAGTTTCGTAATTATTATTATCTGAAGATTCACaagcgtactcacacaggggagaaaccttctgtctacacgtgtgaggagtgcaacaagcagttcagcCAACTAAGTCATCTGAAAACCCACATGTACACTCACTCAGGGGAGAAGCCATacgtgtgtggggagtgcgaaAAGccgttcagtcagctgagttatcttaagaaacacatgcgaacacacacaggggagaaaccctacaggtgtgaggagtgcagcaggcagtttggAAGTCTTTCTGCTAGGAGGAtccacatgcgtactcacacaggggagaaaccatatatgtgtggagagtgcaacaagcagttcagcCAACTGGGTCACTTGCAAAGTCATATgtggactcacaccggtgagagaccgtaCAGTTGTGAGGTGTGCAGCAGGCAATTTATTAGGCGTACCCTACACATGTAa
- the LOC118424936 gene encoding gastrula zinc finger protein XlCGF8.2DB-like encodes MATVGIHPENVSVGEEGKTARKPTTCEECSRQFAYPSALEIHMRTHTGEKPYMCGECSKRFSQLNVLKTHMRTHTGETPFMCGECSKRFSQLGSLKRHMRVHTGEKPYNCDVCSKQFKHQPELKAHMYKHTGETPFTCEECSKKFGDSRDLQRHMRTHTGEKPFMCGECGKQFRQMGHLKKHMRTHTGEKPYKCEECSEQFSRLDSMKRHALMKHTGENPFTCEKCSRQFVSTWGLEQHMRTHTGEKPYKCEECSRQFSRLDSLKEHMRTHTGEKSYSCEECNRQFVNLRILKIHIRTHTEALQMRGVQQGVQSVGKFKGTPPHSHRRETLQVQGVR; translated from the coding sequence ATGGCAACAGTGGGCATCCACCCCGAGAACGTCAGTGTGGGCGAGGAAGGCAAGACTGCAAGGAAACCTACaacatgtgaggagtgcagcaggcagtttgcATATCCTTCTGCTCTGGAGATCCatatgcgcactcacacaggagagaagccctatATGTGTGGAGAGTGCAGCAAACGGTTCAGTCAACTGAATGTTCTAAAGACCCACATGCgcactcatacaggggagacgCCCTTTATGTGTGGAGAGTGCAGCAAGCGGTTCAGTCAGCTAGGAagtctgaagagacacatgcgtgtccacacgggggagaaaccctataacTGCGATgtgtgcagcaagcagttcaaaCATCAGCCGGAATTGAAGGCCCACATGTATAAGCACACAGGTGAAACGCCAttcacgtgtgaggagtgcagcaaaaaGTTTGGAGATTCTCGTGATTTGCAGAGACACATGCGTAcccacacaggcgagaaacccttcatgtgtggggagtgcggcaAGCAGTTCAGACAGATGGGTCATCtcaagaaacacatgcggacacacacaggggagaaaccctataaatgcgAGGAGTGCAGCGAGCAGTTTAGTCGGCTGGACAGTATGAAGAGACACGCATTGATGAAGCACACAGGAGAAAACCCTTTCacgtgtgagaagtgcagcaggcagtttgtTAGCACGTGGGGTTTAGAGcaacacatgcgaactcacacgggagaaaaaccctacaagtgtgaagagtgcagcagaCAATTCAGCAGGTTGGACAGTCTAAAGgaacacatgcgcactcacacaggggagaagtcGTACAGTTGTGAagagtgcaacaggcagtttgTGAATCTGCGTATTCTGAAGATCCACATACGCACCCACACAGAAGCCCTACAAATGCGAGGAGTGCAACAAGGCGTTCAGTCAGTCGGGAAATTTAAAGGCACACCTCcgcactcacacaggagagaaaccctacaggtgcaAGGAGTGCGATAA
- the LOC118424638 gene encoding protein krueppel-like translates to MCGECSKQFRHLGQLKGHMRTHTGEKPYRCEKCNKRFTGPGNLKKHMRTHTGEKPYSCQECSKQFSDSSNLKAHVRTHTGEKLYRCEECNKQFSRLDTLKEHLRTHSLQV, encoded by the coding sequence atgtgtggagagtgcagcaagcagttccgACACTTGGGCCAATTGAAGGGCCATATGCGTAcgcacacaggagagaaaccttacagatgtgagaagTGCAACAAGCGGTTCACTGGGCcaggtaatctgaagaaacacatgcgcactcacacaggggagaaaccttacagttgtcaggagtgcagcaagcagtttagcgATTCAAGCAACCTCAAAGCTCACGTGCGaacacacacaggagagaagctctacaggtgtgaggagtgcaacaagcagttcagtaggtTGGATACGCTGAAGGAACACCTGCGGACTCACAGCCTGCAAGTgtga
- the LOC118424635 gene encoding G-protein coupled receptor 6-like has product MMSRRLNVKTALTLVILASYGFSTISAPQHDLNFTTGRSNSTDGVKTLEDISKNCSSLGANNISHVEENANSTILGCFEDKIEKVSSHLIEKFLYHLGSDNRYLWMFHICSGLSLWSVVANSLPLAAIIKYEALHKPVYILMANMAASDIVAGISSLCSCITAYVYAGSRNPPPTALHRFLATSFLLSALSSAYSLLALTAERYWFIVHGMTYENRVTNDRCKVVIIVVWMWSSILALLPVFGWSCAFPSQVGCSQAGGGTPQSYMVLILILVFIPMAAIMFFNLGVFRCLWRQVSDIRRQEAAVQVQPTTSRKSAITVLIITVVFLVGWLPWCAVVANEVTCREDCSTKIPATLGFILLNSAVNPIIYGFRLEEVRRNVKRLFVGRDANAWSH; this is encoded by the coding sequence ATGATGTCGAGACGACTGAACGTTAAGACGGCTCTGACGCTTGTCATTTTAGCTAGCTACGGCTTTAGTACGATTTCAGCACCTCAACACGATCTAAACTTTACAACAGGACGCAGCAACAGTACGGACGGTGTAAAAACTTTGGAGGATATATCAAAGAACTGCAGTTCACTTGGCGCTAACAATATTTCTCATGTAGAAGAAAACGCCAATTCAACCATACTAGGATGTTTTGAAGATAAGATTGAAAAAGTATCTTCCCATTTGATTGAAAAATTCCTCTACCATTTGGGGAGTGACAATCGGTACCTCTGGATGTTTCACATTTGCAGCGGTTTGTCTTTGTGGTCTGTCGTGGCGAACAGCCTACCCTTAGCGGCCATCATCAAGTACGAGGCGCTGCACAAGCCGGTCTACATCCTGATGGCCAACATGGCGGCAAGCGACATCGTGGCTGGGATTAGCTCCCTCTGCTCGTGTATCACCGCCTACGTTTACGCGGGATCTCGAAACCCTCCTCCCACGGCTTTGCACCGTTTCCTCGCCACATCTTTCCTCCTTTCCGCGCTGTCCTCGGCATATAGTCTGCTGGCGCTAACGGCCGAGCGCTACTGGTTCATCGTCCACGGTATGACTTACGAGAACAGGGTCACCAACGATAGATGTAAGGTCGTCATCATCGTGGTCTGGATGTGGAGTAGTATCCTGGCACTACTGCCGGTGTTTGGCTGGAGCTGTGCGTTCCCGTCCCAGGTAGGGTGTTCCCAGGCTGGCGGAGGCACCCCACAAAGCTACATGGTCCTCATCCTGATTCTCGTCTTCATCCCGATGGCGGCGATCATGTTCTTCAACCTGGGCGTGTTCCGCTGCCTGTGGCGACAGGTTAGCGACATCAGGCGGCAGGAAGCCGCGGTGCAGGTCCAGCCTACCACCAGCAGAAAATCAGCCATCACCGTGCTCATCATCACCGTCGTGTTTCTAGTGGGGTGGTTGCCTTGGTGCGCGGTAGTGGCCAACGAGGTGACCTGCAGAGAAGATTGTAGTACCAAGATTCCAGCGACGCTAGGATTTATTCTCCTGAACTCCGCGGTTAACCCCATCATCTACGGCTTCCGGCTGGAGGAAGTTCGCCGCAATGTCAAACGCCTGTTCGTCGGCCGTGACGCGAACGCATGGAGCCATTAG
- the LOC118424637 gene encoding zinc finger protein 525-like: MVTHTGEKPYKCGECSKRFGDRSDLRKHMRIHAGVKPHRCEECGKQFSFPGDLKKHMRTHTGEKPYRCEECNKQFGDLRNLKKHMRTHTGEKPYRCEECSKQFSQLGHLKKHMRCHTGEKPYRCEECSKQFTTLSSLKRHIRTHTGETPYICTDCNKQFSRQDLLKSHMMTHTEQEA, translated from the coding sequence atggtcactcacactggagagaagccCTATAAATGTGGGGAATGCAGCAAGCGGTTTGGTGATCGTAGTGATTTGAGGAAACACATGCGAATCCACGCAGGGGTGAAACCTcatagatgtgaggagtgcggcaagcagTTTAGTTTCCcgggtgatctgaagaaacacatgcgcacccacaccggtgagaagccttacagatgtgaggagtgcaacaaacAATTCGGTGATCTgcgtaatctgaagaaacatatgcgtacccacactggggagaaaccgtacagatgtgaggagtgcagcaagcagttcagtcagctgggtcatcttaAAAAACACATGCGCTGCCACACcggggagaaaccctatagatgtgaggagtgcagcaaacagttcactaCATTGAGTAGTTTGAAGAGACACATCCGGACTCATACTGGAGAAACTCCCTACATTTGTACAGATtgcaacaagcagttcagcAGACAAGATCTTCTAAAGAGTCACATGATGACACATACAGAACAAGAAGCATAA
- the LOC118424939 gene encoding zinc finger protein 208-like has product MASTSNSDDDRSKSLRWKFTCTECSQPFSRRDHLKLHMRTHTGEKPYRCEECSKQFTALSSLKTHMRSHTGEKPYKCEECSRQFSRLDRLKIHMRTHTGEKPYRCEECSKQFTSLSNWKTHMRSHTGEKPYACEECSRQFSVLCSLEYHMRTHTGEKPFSCEECSKQFTTLSNLKTHMRTHTGKKPYCCEECSKQFSQPGSLKIHMRTHTGEKAYSCEECSRQFSTLGNLESHMRTHTGEKPYKCEECGRQFGQHAGLKRHIRTHTGDKPYMCEECNKHFSDQGDLKKHMRTHTGEKPYKCEECNRQYSKPGSLKNHMRTHTGEKPYVCEKCNKQFRDKSYLKKHMRTHTSEKLYKCKVCSKGFNYTGDLKKHMRTHTGEKPYKCEECSKQFSTLGQLKSHMRTHTGEKPCKCERCGKQFRDNGDLKKHMRIHTGEKPYKCDECGKQFSWSLCLKSHIRTHTGEKPYKCTECSSQFIQMSHLKVHMRTHTGEKPYKCEECSGQFSNLSSLKTHMHTHTGEKPYKCEECSGQFSNLSSLKTHMRTHTGEKPYKCEECSRQFSQLGHLKIHMRTHTGEKPYHCEECSKQFSELGHLKTHMRTHTGEKPHKCEECGKSFRHLVSLKTHRQKEHSSKTFDLGQLEYFRVIDSDFLSKIETPIVAKSAPHRLSHYFCLFQFTASCTHTLQRWLFVTMACTNSYSIDVTKGPEENVLAGENCNRQCGKKDDPKTKQQTQKGYKCGECSWQFNQKIDLERHMRTHTGEKPYRCEQCGKQCSVLGNLKIHMRTHTGEKPFKCKDCSKTFSTMSYLKIHARTHTGEKPYMCEKCNKRFMRQSVLKQHMLTHTGEKPYSCKECNKKFGRLHHLNNHLLTHTGKKSYKCEECGKQFSQRGYLKTHMRTHTGEKPYRCEYCSKLFRRLDDLKKHVRTHTGEKPYKCDECSRQFSTQGNLKNHMLTHTGERPYSCDECSKQFSTLSNLKSHMYTHTGEKPYKCEKCSKQFRAHGNLKSHMRTHTGEKPYKCEECSKQFAHPSYLKKHARTHTGEKPYRCEECSRQFSELGDLKKHMRSHTGEKPYRCDVCSRAFSSLGSLKSHMRTHTGEKPYTCEECNRQFRESGTLKIHMRTHRGEKPFACEGCGRHFAGRDDLKKHMVVHTGEKPYHCAECDTSFRHLATLKRHIYTHTGEKPYKCEECGKQFSDKWDMKKHIRVHTGEKPYSCEECNKSFNHLVSLKTHRKTHQ; this is encoded by the exons ATGGCATCGACAAGCAACAGCGATGATGACCGCAGCAAAAGTTTAAGATGGAAGTTTACCTGTACAGAGTGCAGCCAACCGTTTAGTCGACGGGATCATCTAAAACtgcacatgcgaactcacacaggtgagaaaccctacaggtgtgaggagtgcagcaagcagtttacaGCTCTGAGTAGTTTAAAGACTCACATGCGctctcatacaggggagaaaccctacaagtgtgaggagtgtagcaggcagttcagtcgactGGATCGTCTGAAGAtccacatgcgcactcacacaggtgagaaaccatacaggtgtgaggagtgcagcaagcagtttacaTCTCTGAGTAATTGGAAGACTCACATGCGctctcatacaggggagaaaccctacgcatgtgaggagtgtagcaggcagttcagtgtgctgTGTAGTCTGGAGTATCATATGCgcactcatacaggggagaaaccctttagctgtgaggagtgcagcaaacagtttacaACTTTGAGTAatttgaagactcacatgcgcactcacactgggaagaaACCCTATTgttgtgaggagtgtagcaagcagttcagtcagccgGGTAGTCTAAAGAtccacatgcgtactcacacaggggagaaagcCTATAgctgtgaggagtgtagcaggcagttcagcacGCTGGGTAACTTAGagagtcacatgcggacccacactggggagaaaccgtacaagtgtgaggaatgcGGCAGGCAGTTTGGTCAACATGCTGGTCTGAAGAGGCACATTCGTACCCATACAggggacaaaccctacatgtgtgaggagtgcaacaagcatTTCAGCGATCAAGGTgatttgaagaaacacatgcggactcacactggggagaaaccgtacaagtgtgaggagtgcaacaggcagtACAGTAAGCCAGGTTCTTTGAAGaatcacatgcgaactcacacaggggagaagccctacgtGTGCGAGAAATGCAACAAGCAGTTTAGAGATAAAAGTTacttgaagaaacacatgcgcactcacaccaGTGAGAAACTCTACAAGTGTAAGGTGTGCAGCAAGGGTTTCAATTATACTGGTgatttgaagaaacacatgcgtactcacacgggggagaaaccctacaagtgtgaggagtgcagcaaacagtttagtacACTGGGTCAACTGAAGAgccacatgcgcactcacacaggagaaaagcctTGCAAGTGCGAGAGGTGCGGCAAGCAGTTCAGAGATAATGGTgatttaaagaaacacatgcgcattcacaccggtgaaaaaccctacaagtgtgatgaGTGCGGCAAGCAGTTTAGTTGGTCGCTTTGTCTAAAGAGCCACATCCGGACTCATACgggcgaaaaaccctacaagtgtacGGAGTGTAGCAGCCAGTTTATTCAGATGAGTCACTTGAAGGTACATATGCgtactcatacaggggagaaaccgtacaagtgtgaggagtgcagcggGCAGTTTAGTAATCTGAGTAGTCTGAAAACCCACATGcatactcacacaggggagaaaccctacaagtgtgaggagtgcagcggGCAGTTTAGTAATCTGAGTAGTCTGAAAAcccacatgcgtactcacacaggggagaaaccctacaagtgtgaggaatgcagcaggcaattcagtcagctgggtcatttAAAGAtccacatgcgtactcacacaggtgagaaaccctaccattgtgaggagtgcagcaagcagttcagtgagctgggtcatctgaagactcacatgcgtactcacacaggtgagaaacctcacAAGTGCGAAGAATGTGGCAAGTCCTTTAGACACCTTGTCAGTTTGAAGACACACAGGCAAAAGGAACAT TCGAGTAAGACCTTTGACCTGGGACAACTAGAGTACTTCCGGGTCATCGATAGCGATTTCCTGTCTAAGATAGAGACACCCATCGTCGCGAAGTCAGCTCCGCACAGACTTTCTCATTATTTCTGCCTGTTCCAGTTTACAGCTAGTTGTACACATACACTTCAG AGGTGGCTTTTTGTAACAATGGCGTGTACAAACAGCTACTCCATTGACGTCACCAAAGGTCCTGAAGAAAACGTTCTTGCAGGTGAGAATTGCAACAGGCAGTGTGGTAAGAAGGATGATCCGAAGACAAAGCAGCAGACTCAAAAAGGCTACAAGTGCGGCGAGTGCAGTTGGCAGTTCAACCAGAAGATAGATTTAGAaagacacatgcgcactcatacgggggagaaaccctacaggtgtgagcagTGCGGCAAGCAGTGCAGCGTGTTGGGTAAtctgaagatacacatgcgcactcacaccggtgagaaacctttcaAGTGCAAGGACTGCAGTAAGACGTTCAGTACCATGAGCTATCTTAAGATTCATgcgcggactcacacaggggagaagccctacatgtgcgaGAAGTGCAACAAACGGTTCATGAGGCAGAGTGTTCTGAAGCAACACATGCTCACTCACaccggggagaaaccctacagttgtAAGGAATGTAATAAAAAGTTTGGCAGGCTGCATCATCTAAATAACCACCTCCTAACTCACACCGGCAAGAagtcctacaaatgtgaggaatgcggcaaacagtttagtcagcGGGGTTatctgaagacccacatgcgcactcacacaggggagaaaccctacaggtgtgagtaTTGCAGCAAGCTGTTCAGAAGGCTAgatgatctgaagaaacacgtgcgcactcacactggggagaagccctacaagtgtgacgagtgcagcaggcagttcagtacacAAGGTAACTTGAAGAACCACATGCtcactcacacaggagagaggCCTTACTCGTGTGATGAGTGTAGTAAGCAGTTCAGTACGCTAAGTAATCTAAAGAGTCACATGtacactcacacaggggagaagccatacaagtgtgagaagtgcagcaagcagtttcgTGCACACGGTAacctgaagagtcacatgcgcaCGCACACGGgggaaaaaccgtacaagtgtgaggagtgcagtaaaCAATTCGCTCACCCTTCTTATCTAAAGAAACACGcgcggactcatacaggggagaagccatataggtgtgaggagtgcagcaggcagttcagtgagctcgGTGacttgaagaaacacatgcgcagtcacaccggcgagaaaccgtacaggtgtgatgtGTGCAGCAGGGCATTCAGCAGTCTCGGCTCATTGAAGTcccacatgcgcactcacacgggtgagaaaccgtacacgtgtgaggagtgcaacagacAGTTCAGAGAATCGGGCACTCTGAAGATACATATGCGAACACACAGAGGGGAGAAACCCTTTGCGTGTGAGGGGTGCGGCCGGCACTTCGCCGGTCGAgatgatctgaagaaacacatggttgtccacaccggcgagaaaccctaccaCTGTGCGGAATGTGATACATCCTTTCGGCATCTTGCGACTTTGAAGAGGCACATTTacactcataccggtgagaaaccttataaatgtgaggagtgcggtaAGCAGTTTAGTGATAAGTGGGATATGAAGAAACATATTCGGGTccacaccggagagaaaccctactCGTGCGAAGAATGCAACAAGTCCTTCAATCACCTTGTCAGTCTGAAgacacacaggaaaacacaccAGTGA